A window of Flavobacterium flavigenum contains these coding sequences:
- a CDS encoding SusE domain-containing protein, which yields MKNIYSKLVLIVCAVFIVSCENDDSMSHTKVSAVKTLYSPENNKFFDLNAQSSAVFEWEGAKAEDNGVVLYDVVFDKIDGDFSNPVYVMPSDGKGFQPSLNLSFTDLNKIAKLAGIESETLGKLKWMVYSSKGINVEKSTVSNVIEILTPSGFPTPDQLFITGTGSETGDVTANAQAFKKTGANTFEIYTKLQAGSYKFITRKNGTPDVFYINDGKLKQDGATTYTGDSKVYKIAVDFTNGSTTMTEIKKVELWFPPLGQYLFEYTYAGGGIWKADNKLIVFKQESWGRDERYKFKFTVVNGTTTSEQWYGSTKGDNNRPDANTPASFWYMVPVSNDFWANSFKFSGAVDNKNVNAVINFSASVPAYTHSFTIL from the coding sequence CAATGAGTCACACAAAGGTAAGCGCTGTTAAAACGCTTTATTCACCAGAAAACAACAAATTTTTTGATTTAAATGCGCAGAGCTCTGCAGTATTCGAATGGGAAGGGGCTAAAGCCGAAGATAACGGAGTAGTGCTTTATGATGTAGTTTTTGACAAGATTGACGGGGATTTTTCTAATCCAGTTTACGTTATGCCTTCTGACGGAAAAGGATTTCAGCCAAGTTTAAACCTTTCATTTACTGATTTGAACAAAATTGCAAAACTGGCAGGTATAGAATCAGAAACCCTTGGCAAATTAAAATGGATGGTTTATTCTTCTAAAGGAATCAATGTTGAAAAATCTACCGTTTCAAATGTAATCGAAATACTAACGCCAAGCGGATTCCCTACTCCTGATCAGTTGTTTATTACCGGTACAGGTTCTGAAACGGGAGATGTTACAGCTAATGCACAGGCTTTCAAAAAAACAGGTGCTAATACCTTCGAAATATATACGAAACTACAGGCAGGTAGTTATAAATTCATTACCAGAAAAAATGGTACTCCTGACGTTTTCTATATCAATGATGGAAAATTAAAACAAGATGGTGCTACAACTTATACAGGAGATAGCAAAGTATATAAAATTGCTGTTGATTTTACTAATGGTTCAACTACTATGACGGAAATCAAAAAAGTAGAGTTATGGTTCCCGCCACTAGGCCAGTATCTTTTTGAATATACGTACGCAGGTGGAGGAATCTGGAAAGCTGATAACAAACTTATTGTGTTCAAACAAGAATCATGGGGTAGAGATGAGCGCTATAAATTTAAATTTACAGTGGTAAATGGTACTACTACAAGCGAACAATGGTATGGAAGTACAAAAGGGGATAACAACAGACCAGATGCTAACACTCCTGCATCTTTCTGGTACATGGTTCCTGTAAGCAATGATTTCTGGGCTAACAGTTTCAAGTTTTCAGGTGCAGTAGATAACAAAAATGTAAATGCAGTGATCAACTTTAGTGCTTCAGTTCCAGCTTACACACACAGTTTTACAATTTTATAA
- a CDS encoding glycoside hydrolase family 76 protein — translation MKRFFSKSYSILFLSVVGLGLMTVSCEDDAIPLRDPNNSGGNNFVYTWEKTADSLQLSTYNNFLGTNGTFVENNTGKTTFHYWPNAHALDVLVDGFLRTGDNNYKTKMKALVQGIKVKNGNTYNNVFNDDMIWLALSSLRAYSATQDQEYKDVADYLWGRIKLSWSDDVFGGGITWKQDTPKQKNAVSNAPAAIVAIRLYDIDKKPEDLEWARKIYAWQKANLVDPVTGAVWDNISETNNVVVTNKDWVFTYNMGTWIGIGLRLYKATNEQTYLNDAVKTGRNVLVNPKIVSEGILKDEGQGDGGLFKGILVRYFTELAEHQTINSTDREKFVNFLKFNAQIFYKKGIRRPNMFSGNNWKVAPAAGANTDLTTQLSGVMLIEAAAKLDKDGYFD, via the coding sequence ATGAAAAGATTTTTTTCAAAAAGTTATAGTATTCTGTTTTTATCTGTTGTAGGATTGGGTTTAATGACCGTTTCATGCGAAGATGATGCAATTCCGTTGCGCGATCCTAATAATTCAGGCGGTAATAATTTTGTATACACCTGGGAAAAGACAGCAGATTCTTTGCAGCTTTCTACTTATAACAATTTTTTAGGGACTAATGGTACTTTTGTAGAAAACAATACAGGAAAAACCACTTTCCATTATTGGCCTAATGCACATGCACTTGATGTTCTGGTGGATGGTTTTTTAAGAACAGGGGATAATAATTATAAAACCAAAATGAAAGCTTTGGTACAGGGAATTAAAGTAAAAAACGGCAATACTTATAATAACGTTTTTAACGATGATATGATCTGGCTTGCCCTTTCAAGCCTTCGTGCTTACAGTGCTACACAAGATCAGGAATATAAAGATGTTGCTGATTATTTGTGGGGAAGGATAAAATTAAGCTGGAGTGACGATGTGTTTGGTGGTGGTATTACCTGGAAACAAGATACACCAAAACAAAAAAATGCAGTATCTAATGCTCCTGCAGCAATCGTAGCAATAAGACTTTATGATATTGACAAGAAACCGGAAGATTTAGAATGGGCCAGGAAAATTTATGCATGGCAAAAAGCCAATCTTGTAGATCCTGTTACAGGAGCTGTATGGGATAATATATCTGAAACAAATAATGTTGTTGTAACCAATAAAGACTGGGTATTTACCTACAATATGGGTACATGGATAGGCATAGGTTTGAGATTGTATAAAGCGACAAACGAACAGACTTATCTTAATGATGCTGTAAAAACAGGAAGAAACGTTTTAGTAAATCCAAAAATAGTTTCAGAAGGGATTCTTAAAGATGAAGGTCAGGGAGACGGCGGATTGTTTAAAGGTATCTTAGTTCGTTATTTTACTGAGCTTGCTGAGCATCAGACTATCAATTCTACAGATAGGGAAAAATTTGTAAATTTCTTAAAATTTAATGCCCAGATATTTTATAAAAAAGGAATCCGAAGACCAAATATGTTTTCTGGTAACAACTGGAAAGTAGCGCCTGCTGCAGGTGCAAATACAGATCTTACAACGCAGTTGAGCGGTGTAATGCTTATCGAAGCAGCAGCAAAACTGGATAAAGACGGATATTTTGATTAA
- a CDS encoding glycoside hydrolase family 2 protein has product MKNKLTIILFFFAGFACIAQWKPQGDKIKTKWAEQVDPNHSLTEYPRPIMEREQWKNLNGLWNYSIQPVGQAAPKGYDGKILVPFAVESSLSGVMKSVGSEKEIWYETSFTIDSNWKNKDILLHFGAVDWKTEVWMNNVKIGTHTGGYTPFSFNITPFLNGKSQKLVVKVWDPTSDGTQPRGKQVKNPESIWYTPVTGIWQTVWLEPVSKKHINNLRTTPDIDRNTINIAAETEGSNAGDLVEITVFDGTKTIATEKAVAGQSLDIVLDNPKLWSPDVPFLYDVKVKLISNGKIVDEVKSYFAMRKISSKRDNNGIVRMQLNNKDCFQFGPLDQGWWPDGLYTAPTDEALKYDIIRTKELGFNMIRKHVKVEPARWYTHCDKMGILVWQDMPSGDAGPIWQMHNYFDGNELKRTAQSEETYRKEWREIMDHLYSYPSIVVWVPFNEAWGQFKTVEITEWTKNYDPSRLVNSSSGGNHFQTGDILDIHHYPEPELKLYDARRITVLGEYGGIGFPVTGHLWQTDKNWGYTQFKNTEETTAKYKEYADKLIQLAKVGFSAAVYTQTTDVEGEVNGFMTYDRKVDKMNFSEVSKINKDVINSIK; this is encoded by the coding sequence ATGAAAAACAAATTAACGATTATACTTTTCTTCTTTGCTGGCTTTGCTTGTATTGCACAGTGGAAACCACAGGGAGATAAGATAAAAACAAAATGGGCAGAACAGGTGGATCCTAATCATTCATTAACTGAATATCCACGGCCTATAATGGAAAGAGAGCAGTGGAAAAATCTTAATGGCTTATGGAATTATTCAATTCAGCCGGTGGGACAAGCAGCGCCAAAAGGATATGACGGAAAAATACTCGTTCCTTTTGCTGTTGAATCGAGCCTTTCGGGAGTGATGAAATCTGTTGGTTCAGAAAAAGAGATTTGGTATGAAACCAGTTTTACTATAGACAGTAATTGGAAAAATAAAGATATTTTATTGCATTTTGGAGCAGTAGACTGGAAAACAGAAGTTTGGATGAATAATGTTAAAATAGGAACTCATACCGGTGGTTACACGCCTTTTAGCTTTAATATTACACCATTTCTCAATGGGAAGTCTCAAAAATTAGTTGTAAAAGTATGGGATCCAACAAGCGACGGAACACAGCCAAGAGGAAAACAAGTTAAAAATCCGGAATCAATCTGGTACACACCTGTTACCGGAATCTGGCAGACAGTCTGGTTAGAACCGGTAAGCAAAAAACATATTAATAATTTAAGAACAACGCCTGATATTGATCGTAATACAATCAATATAGCAGCAGAAACAGAAGGAAGTAATGCCGGAGATCTTGTTGAAATTACAGTTTTTGACGGAACCAAAACTATCGCTACAGAAAAGGCAGTTGCAGGTCAGTCTTTAGATATAGTACTTGATAATCCAAAATTATGGTCACCCGATGTACCATTTTTATATGATGTAAAAGTTAAATTGATTAGCAACGGCAAAATCGTTGATGAGGTAAAAAGCTATTTTGCCATGCGTAAGATTTCTTCAAAAAGAGATAATAATGGCATTGTCAGGATGCAGCTTAACAACAAAGATTGTTTTCAGTTTGGACCGCTGGACCAGGGCTGGTGGCCTGACGGATTATACACTGCTCCAACTGATGAAGCATTAAAATACGATATAATCAGAACTAAAGAATTAGGTTTTAACATGATTCGAAAACACGTTAAGGTAGAACCGGCAAGATGGTATACACATTGTGATAAAATGGGTATTTTAGTATGGCAGGATATGCCAAGCGGAGACGCAGGCCCAATTTGGCAAATGCACAACTATTTTGACGGAAATGAATTAAAAAGAACTGCACAGTCCGAAGAAACATACAGAAAAGAATGGCGTGAAATTATGGATCATTTGTATTCATATCCAAGTATTGTCGTTTGGGTGCCATTTAATGAAGCTTGGGGGCAGTTTAAAACGGTTGAGATTACAGAATGGACTAAAAACTATGATCCAAGCCGACTGGTAAATTCTTCAAGTGGAGGAAATCATTTTCAAACGGGAGATATCTTAGATATCCACCATTATCCTGAACCGGAATTAAAATTGTACGATGCACGCAGAATCACGGTTTTGGGAGAATATGGAGGAATAGGTTTTCCGGTAACCGGCCATTTGTGGCAAACCGATAAAAACTGGGGTTATACACAGTTTAAGAATACGGAAGAAACTACAGCGAAATACAAAGAATATGCAGACAAGTTAATTCAATTGGCAAAAGTTGGTTTTTCAGCAGCAGTATATACGCAGACGACTGATGTTGAAGGAGAAGTAAACGGCTTTATGACGTACGATCGTAAAGTTGATAAAATGAATTTTTCTGAAGTAAGCAAGATAAACAAAGACGTTATTAATTCTATTAAATGA
- a CDS encoding GH92 family glycosyl hydrolase translates to MKSKYTLALIFLAFVSGSAQNKQIITPQQPVDWVNPLVGTDSDYGISNGNTYPAIAMPWGMNFWTPQTANMGDGWAYTYKSNRIKGFKQTHQPSPWMNDYGQFSIMPVTGELKFKEEDRQSWFSHKAETVTPYYYSVYLADHNVTTEITPTERAARFRFTFPQTDKAYVVIDAFDKGSYVKIIPAERKIIGYTTKNSGGVPENFKNYFVIIFDKDFEINSTFNGDVLGNALEMKADHAGAVIGFKIKTGEKVNAQVASSFISYDQAELNLKEIGSNNFDQLKEKGKAIWNKELGRIKVDGGTPDQIGTFYSCLYRSLLFPRKFYELDQNNKVMHYSPYNGKVLPGYMFVDTGFWDTFRALYPFLNFMYPELNTQMQEGLSNVFNESGWLPEWSSPGLRDIMVGNNSASIVSEAYLKSGKVKNYDIENLYKALIHGANNAGPLRAVGRAGVDSYNALGYVPNDEIQESAARTLEYAYDDFAIYQLGKALNKPQSEIDLYKKRSLNYKNLFDPKYNLMRPKNKDGKFMEPFDPFQWFNGFTEGNSWHYSWSVFHDVQGLVDLMGGKGVFVSQLDKVFSAPPVFATKDFKGGVIHEMREMQIANMGQYAHGNQPIQHMIYLYNYAGEPWKAQYWVRETMNRMYHATPDGYCGDEDNGQTSAWYVFSSLGFYPVTPASDQYVIGAPLFKKVTVELENGKTITINAGSNSNENRYIKGMKLNGKTYSKNWLSHSQLMKGATIDFEMSATANNKRGINKEDFPYSLSNE, encoded by the coding sequence ATAAAAAGTAAGTACACCTTAGCATTAATTTTTTTGGCCTTCGTATCTGGAAGTGCACAAAACAAGCAAATAATTACGCCACAGCAGCCTGTTGACTGGGTTAATCCTTTAGTAGGAACTGATTCGGATTACGGCATTTCAAACGGAAATACGTATCCGGCAATTGCTATGCCATGGGGAATGAATTTCTGGACTCCTCAAACAGCTAATATGGGTGATGGCTGGGCTTATACGTATAAGTCAAACCGGATTAAAGGTTTCAAACAGACCCATCAGCCTTCACCGTGGATGAACGATTACGGACAGTTTTCAATTATGCCTGTTACAGGTGAACTGAAATTTAAGGAAGAAGACAGACAAAGCTGGTTTTCGCATAAAGCTGAAACCGTTACACCGTATTATTATAGTGTTTATCTGGCAGATCATAATGTCACAACAGAAATTACGCCAACAGAAAGAGCAGCAAGATTTCGATTTACATTTCCGCAAACTGATAAAGCATATGTTGTTATTGATGCATTTGACAAAGGTTCTTATGTGAAAATAATTCCGGCAGAAAGAAAAATTATAGGTTACACGACCAAAAACAGCGGTGGCGTTCCCGAAAATTTCAAAAACTATTTTGTCATTATTTTCGACAAGGATTTTGAGATAAATTCAACTTTCAACGGAGATGTTTTAGGCAATGCTTTAGAAATGAAAGCAGATCATGCCGGAGCCGTAATTGGTTTTAAAATAAAAACAGGAGAAAAAGTAAACGCTCAGGTGGCATCATCTTTTATAAGTTATGATCAGGCCGAGTTGAACTTAAAGGAAATTGGCAGTAACAATTTTGATCAGCTTAAAGAAAAAGGAAAAGCAATCTGGAACAAAGAATTGGGCAGAATAAAAGTAGATGGCGGAACACCGGATCAAATAGGAACTTTTTACTCCTGCCTGTACAGATCGCTTCTTTTTCCAAGAAAATTTTATGAACTTGATCAAAACAATAAAGTAATGCATTACAGTCCGTACAACGGAAAAGTGTTGCCTGGCTATATGTTTGTTGATACCGGTTTTTGGGACACCTTTAGGGCTTTATATCCTTTTTTAAATTTCATGTATCCGGAACTGAATACCCAAATGCAGGAAGGTCTTTCAAATGTTTTCAATGAAAGTGGCTGGCTGCCTGAATGGTCTAGTCCGGGATTACGGGATATTATGGTCGGAAATAATTCGGCATCCATTGTATCTGAAGCGTATTTAAAAAGCGGTAAAGTAAAAAATTATGATATCGAAAATCTTTATAAGGCGTTGATACATGGTGCTAACAATGCAGGTCCCTTAAGAGCTGTAGGACGTGCCGGAGTTGATTCTTACAACGCTTTAGGATATGTCCCTAATGATGAAATTCAGGAAAGTGCAGCCAGGACATTAGAGTACGCTTATGATGATTTTGCTATTTACCAATTAGGAAAAGCGTTAAATAAACCGCAGTCAGAAATTGATTTGTATAAAAAAAGAAGTCTAAATTACAAGAACCTTTTTGATCCAAAATACAATCTGATGCGTCCTAAAAATAAGGATGGTAAATTTATGGAACCTTTTGATCCTTTTCAATGGTTTAACGGATTTACAGAGGGTAACAGCTGGCACTATTCATGGTCCGTTTTTCATGATGTACAAGGTTTGGTTGATTTGATGGGCGGAAAAGGAGTATTTGTTTCGCAACTGGATAAAGTTTTTTCAGCACCTCCGGTTTTTGCTACAAAAGATTTTAAAGGTGGCGTAATTCACGAAATGAGAGAAATGCAGATTGCAAACATGGGACAATATGCGCATGGAAATCAGCCCATTCAGCACATGATTTATCTTTACAATTATGCAGGGGAACCATGGAAAGCCCAATATTGGGTAAGGGAAACCATGAACAGGATGTACCATGCAACACCTGATGGGTACTGCGGTGACGAAGACAACGGACAAACTTCTGCCTGGTATGTTTTCTCTTCATTAGGATTTTACCCTGTTACTCCGGCTTCTGATCAATATGTTATTGGTGCACCATTATTTAAAAAAGTAACGGTCGAGCTTGAGAATGGTAAAACGATTACCATAAATGCAGGTTCAAATAGTAATGAGAATAGATATATCAAAGGAATGAAATTGAATGGAAAGACCTATTCGAAAAACTGGCTGAGCCATTCCCAATTAATGAAAGGGGCTACAATTGATTTTGAGATGTCGGCAACGGCAAATAACAAAAGAGGAATAAATAAAGAAGATTTTCCGTACTCATTATCGAATGAATAA
- a CDS encoding glycoside hydrolase family 125 protein produces MQRRKFIQNTVLFSSLALVDPMEIIAGTKAAKDFPIVRVAKGKRNFESEFIEKTIVEFQKNVKDKELGWLFNNCFPNTLDTTVTYSQKNGRPDTYVITGDIDAMWLRDSSAQVWPYMAFAGKDSKLKNLIAGVINRQTEYILKDPYANAFYNDPNKKGEWTTDHTDMKPGVHERKYEIDSLCYPIRLAYNYWKNTGDIAPFDENWVKAIKETLKVFKDQQQKYGKNPYTFQRTTQFATDTRPLKGYGYPVKPVGLVCSAFRPSDDATVFSFLIPSNFFIVASMNQAAEMLEKIKKDTATAKELRDLANEVDKAIKEHAVVKHPKYGDIYAFEVDGFGGHLLMDDSNVPSLLSLPYLDAIDIKDSIYQNTRKFVLSEDNPFFFKGKVAEGVGGPHVGMDMIWPMSLVMRAYTTSDANEIKDCIRMLKASHGDTGFMHESFHKDDAKNFTRSWFAWTNTLFGELLWDTYKTNPKLLEL; encoded by the coding sequence ATGCAAAGAAGAAAATTTATCCAGAACACAGTTTTATTTAGCAGTTTAGCACTTGTTGATCCTATGGAAATCATTGCCGGTACAAAGGCAGCCAAAGATTTCCCGATTGTGAGAGTGGCAAAAGGCAAAAGGAATTTTGAAAGTGAATTTATTGAAAAAACAATAGTTGAGTTTCAAAAGAATGTAAAGGATAAAGAATTAGGATGGTTGTTCAATAACTGTTTTCCTAATACGCTGGATACAACCGTAACCTATTCACAGAAAAACGGAAGACCTGACACGTATGTAATTACTGGAGATATCGATGCCATGTGGCTAAGGGATAGTTCTGCTCAGGTTTGGCCGTACATGGCTTTTGCCGGAAAGGATTCAAAATTAAAAAATCTTATTGCAGGTGTTATAAACAGACAGACAGAATACATCCTGAAAGATCCATATGCGAATGCATTTTATAATGATCCGAATAAAAAAGGGGAGTGGACTACCGATCATACCGATATGAAGCCGGGCGTACATGAAAGAAAATACGAAATTGATTCGCTATGTTATCCTATAAGGCTGGCATACAATTATTGGAAAAATACCGGAGACATTGCTCCATTTGATGAAAATTGGGTAAAAGCAATTAAGGAAACCTTAAAAGTTTTCAAAGACCAACAGCAAAAATACGGTAAAAATCCATATACTTTTCAAAGAACAACACAGTTTGCCACCGATACAAGGCCATTAAAAGGGTATGGATATCCAGTAAAACCAGTTGGCCTTGTTTGTTCTGCTTTCAGACCAAGTGATGATGCAACTGTCTTTTCATTCCTTATCCCATCTAATTTTTTTATTGTAGCGAGTATGAATCAGGCTGCAGAAATGTTAGAAAAGATTAAAAAAGATACTGCTACTGCAAAAGAATTAAGGGATTTGGCTAATGAAGTTGACAAAGCTATCAAAGAACATGCAGTAGTTAAACATCCAAAATACGGAGATATTTACGCATTCGAAGTGGATGGTTTTGGAGGCCATTTATTGATGGACGATTCCAATGTTCCGAGTTTGCTGAGTTTGCCGTATCTGGATGCAATTGATATTAAAGATTCAATTTATCAAAATACCAGAAAGTTTGTCCTTTCAGAAGACAATCCTTTTTTCTTTAAAGGAAAAGTAGCCGAAGGAGTTGGAGGTCCTCATGTTGGTATGGATATGATCTGGCCAATGTCTCTTGTGATGAGAGCCTATACAACATCTGACGCGAACGAAATCAAGGATTGCATCAGAATGTTAAAAGCATCACACGGAGATACCGGATTTATGCATGAATCTTTCCATAAGGATGATGCTAAAAATTTCACCAGATCGTGGTTTGCATGGACGAATACTTTGTTTGGGGAGCTTTTATGGGACACTTACAAAACGAATCCAAAATTACTAGAGTTATAA
- a CDS encoding GH92 family glycosyl hydrolase, producing MKLRKKIILATLTVCLASLNGIAQKSGGGLSKGKYTALVNPFIGTSPLLDTKIIGYTPPKDMRVWAGLVFPGSSVPNAMVQLSPMTKYRSGAGYEYEDTNILGFTHTNKGHWNLCHIPLLPVPDGASFPYKSSFSHDQEKASPAYYEVYLKAYNVQVKLTSTLRCGVHEYTFKNNKGRKVLFDLGRANNHVDDWKIKQEGSNAVSGFQRTGGEKIYFYATLSSPIEKLDTKDLSKSGGYTLVNLKDGDAKPVTVKIALSFVSIENAAENLKTEVGEKSFSKVFNEGSTQWENLLSKIQVKGGNDQQNVMFYSMLYRSFLWPALRSDVNGQFTDEAGKVRKENYHYYTLPSLWDDYRNKLVLLSIFSPEVTADIISSMINEGEIKGFMPTFFHGDHAASFIAGSYMRGIRNYDVKKAYELLLNNAYKEGGIRPHISEYIAKGYVPEQDIKDPKIETKGNAGVTKTLEYAYDDHALSLLAKALNDTEHYNDLAKRSKNYANVFDKSTTFMRGKLADGSWVTPFNPEFPYYEYMYREANAWNVSFYVPHDMPGLVKLYGGDKPFETKLDQLFTKPWNPDYIAWNISGFIGQYCHGNQPAHEAPFSYYFVNKPEKSQKRIDEILETMYGIGPEKLALSGMDDAGEMSSWYVFGALGLYPLSPADPEYIVTVPIFKEVAWTMPAGKKVTIKNLNEKRDLEAIKVNGSKIDGYFISHDLFKNGGEIQVMTK from the coding sequence ATGAAATTAAGAAAGAAAATAATACTCGCAACACTTACCGTGTGTTTGGCGAGCCTGAATGGTATTGCTCAAAAATCAGGTGGCGGACTTTCAAAAGGAAAATATACAGCATTGGTAAATCCGTTTATCGGAACATCGCCATTATTAGATACAAAAATCATTGGATATACACCTCCAAAGGATATGCGTGTCTGGGCAGGCTTGGTTTTTCCGGGTTCATCAGTACCAAATGCTATGGTGCAGTTAAGCCCCATGACAAAATACAGATCAGGAGCAGGATACGAATATGAAGACACCAATATTTTAGGATTCACTCATACCAATAAAGGACATTGGAATTTATGTCATATCCCCCTTTTGCCGGTTCCGGACGGAGCATCTTTTCCATACAAATCTTCCTTTAGCCATGATCAGGAAAAGGCAAGCCCTGCTTATTACGAAGTATATTTAAAAGCGTATAATGTTCAGGTAAAATTAACATCGACTTTGCGTTGTGGCGTGCATGAATATACTTTTAAAAATAACAAAGGAAGAAAAGTACTTTTTGATTTAGGAAGAGCAAATAACCATGTTGATGACTGGAAGATTAAGCAGGAAGGTTCAAATGCAGTAAGCGGTTTTCAAAGAACAGGAGGAGAAAAAATATATTTTTATGCCACTTTAAGCAGTCCAATTGAAAAATTAGATACTAAAGATTTATCAAAAAGCGGAGGTTATACATTGGTAAATCTCAAAGATGGTGATGCAAAACCGGTTACAGTTAAAATTGCTTTATCATTTGTAAGTATCGAAAATGCAGCTGAGAATCTGAAAACAGAAGTAGGAGAAAAAAGTTTTTCAAAAGTTTTTAATGAAGGAAGTACCCAGTGGGAAAATCTTCTTTCTAAAATTCAGGTCAAAGGAGGCAATGACCAGCAAAATGTAATGTTTTACAGCATGCTGTACAGATCATTTTTATGGCCGGCTTTACGAAGCGATGTAAATGGTCAGTTTACGGATGAAGCCGGAAAAGTACGCAAAGAAAATTATCATTATTATACGCTGCCTTCTTTGTGGGATGATTACAGAAATAAATTGGTTTTATTGAGTATTTTTTCGCCTGAAGTCACCGCTGATATTATTAGTTCCATGATTAACGAAGGAGAGATTAAAGGTTTTATGCCAACATTTTTCCATGGAGATCATGCGGCATCCTTTATAGCGGGCTCTTACATGAGGGGAATTAGAAATTATGATGTTAAAAAAGCCTATGAACTATTATTGAATAATGCTTATAAAGAAGGCGGAATCAGACCTCATATTTCAGAATACATCGCAAAAGGGTATGTTCCGGAACAAGATATTAAGGATCCAAAAATAGAAACTAAAGGGAATGCTGGGGTTACCAAAACTTTAGAATATGCTTATGATGATCACGCACTTTCATTATTAGCTAAAGCGCTAAATGACACAGAACATTATAACGATTTGGCTAAACGTTCTAAAAATTATGCAAATGTATTTGATAAGTCAACGACTTTCATGAGAGGAAAACTGGCAGATGGCAGTTGGGTTACACCCTTTAATCCTGAATTTCCATATTATGAATACATGTACAGGGAGGCTAATGCATGGAACGTATCTTTTTATGTGCCACATGATATGCCTGGATTGGTTAAACTTTATGGAGGTGACAAACCTTTTGAAACTAAATTGGACCAACTCTTCACAAAACCATGGAATCCAGATTATATTGCCTGGAATATCTCCGGATTTATAGGGCAGTATTGTCATGGCAATCAACCTGCACATGAAGCACCTTTTTCATATTATTTTGTAAACAAGCCTGAAAAATCGCAGAAAAGAATAGATGAAATATTAGAAACAATGTACGGAATTGGTCCCGAAAAACTTGCCCTGAGTGGTATGGATGATGCGGGTGAAATGTCCTCGTGGTATGTGTTTGGAGCGCTGGGACTTTACCCGTTATCACCTGCCGATCCCGAATATATTGTGACAGTTCCAATTTTTAAGGAAGTGGCCTGGACAATGCCGGCAGGTAAAAAAGTGACCATAAAAAATCTTAACGAAAAAAGAGATTTAGAAGCCATTAAAGTAAACGGTTCTAAAATTGACGGTTATTTCATTTCTCACGATTTGTTTAAAAATGGTGGTGAAATACAAGTAATGACCAAATAA